In one Cloacibacillus porcorum genomic region, the following are encoded:
- a CDS encoding metal ABC transporter permease, translating to MLDLIAEMLSYQFLVRAASVGLMVSLCSALLGVSLVLKRYSMIGDGLSHVGFGALAAAVAMGASPLGITIPVVVAAAVLLLRLTDGSGIKGDAAIGLISVSSLAAGVTAISLSGGINTDICNYMFGSILAMSKSDVRLSIASSAGVLLLFLLCYNRIFAVTFDEDFARATGVEAGLCNIVIAVLTGVTIAVGMRLMGALLISGLIIFPAVTSMRFFKSFRGVVFSAASVSLSSFLVGLVLSYTASMPAGASIVLVNLAFFLIFTAAGRLR from the coding sequence ATGCTTGACCTTATCGCGGAGATGCTCTCCTACCAATTCCTCGTGCGCGCCGCCTCCGTCGGGCTCATGGTCTCGCTCTGCTCCGCGCTGCTGGGAGTCAGCCTCGTCCTCAAACGCTACTCGATGATCGGCGACGGCCTGTCGCATGTGGGCTTCGGGGCCCTCGCGGCGGCGGTGGCGATGGGAGCCTCGCCGCTGGGGATCACCATTCCCGTGGTCGTCGCGGCGGCGGTGCTGCTCCTGAGGCTGACGGACGGCAGCGGCATCAAAGGCGACGCCGCGATCGGACTGATATCGGTCAGCTCGCTCGCGGCAGGGGTGACGGCGATATCGCTCTCCGGCGGTATCAACACCGATATCTGCAACTATATGTTCGGCAGCATCCTCGCGATGAGCAAGAGCGACGTCCGGCTCAGCATAGCGTCCTCGGCGGGAGTGCTGCTGCTATTTCTCCTCTGCTACAACAGAATCTTCGCCGTCACCTTCGATGAGGACTTCGCAAGGGCCACCGGCGTGGAGGCGGGCCTCTGCAACATCGTGATCGCCGTGCTCACGGGTGTGACGATCGCCGTCGGCATGAGGCTGATGGGGGCGCTGCTAATCTCCGGGCTGATAATATTCCCCGCCGTTACCTCAATGCGCTTCTTCAAGAGCTTCCGCGGCGTGGTCTTCTCCGCCGCCTCCGTCTCGCTCTCCTCGTTCCTCGTCGGGCTGGTGCTCTCGTACACGGCAAGCATGCCGGCGGGCGCAAGCATCGTGCTCGTAAACCTCGCCTTCTTCCTCATCTTTACCGCGGCGGGCAGGCTGAGATGA
- a CDS encoding helix-turn-helix domain-containing protein — protein sequence MEIFNERLKTARKRKNMSRAKLAEMLCVTPATVTRWENGDREPDFATTRRIADALETTISFLLGEVDKPGPLIIVPTYILPEDQFHTKVAVPSQDEALMDLFHTLEPREREEAMQFIRFKKYLSSKKEEKQ from the coding sequence ATGGAAATATTCAACGAGCGGCTGAAAACTGCACGAAAACGTAAAAATATGTCCCGCGCCAAGCTGGCCGAAATGCTCTGCGTCACGCCCGCGACTGTGACCCGCTGGGAAAACGGCGACCGTGAGCCTGACTTTGCCACAACCAGGAGGATCGCCGACGCCCTGGAGACGACGATCTCTTTCTTGCTCGGGGAGGTAGACAAACCGGGACCGCTTATCATCGTTCCCACCTATATCCTCCCTGAGGACCAGTTTCATACGAAGGTGGCGGTGCCGTCGCAGGACGAGGCGCTGATGGATCTTTTTCACACGTTGGAGCCGCGTGAGCGCGAAGAGGCCATGCAGTTCATCAGATTCAAAAAGTATCTCTCCTCAAAAAAAGAAGAAAAGCAATAA
- a CDS encoding class I SAM-dependent methyltransferase, translating to MLKALFKNCGKPQGGLGKLLLYGMNIGHGTLSEWGLSQIKIPAAANVLDIGCGGGANLRRLAKRASRGLVCGIDISECSLECSRKKVSEYILDGRCQVKYGSAEKIPFPDGLFDVVTAFETVYFWKDMESALREVGRVLKEGGLFLVVNEASDAQNNCWSDIVDGMTVLGGDELRALFEEAGFSAAEVVSEDDGRICVIGAK from the coding sequence ATGCTCAAAGCCTTATTCAAAAATTGCGGCAAACCGCAGGGCGGTCTGGGAAAATTGCTGCTGTACGGCATGAATATCGGACACGGCACGCTATCCGAGTGGGGGCTGTCGCAGATCAAGATACCCGCCGCGGCAAATGTGCTCGATATCGGCTGCGGCGGCGGTGCCAACCTGCGGCGGCTGGCGAAGAGAGCCTCTCGCGGTCTCGTTTGCGGCATAGACATCTCCGAATGTAGCCTTGAATGTAGCCGTAAGAAGGTCAGCGAATATATCCTTGATGGAAGGTGTCAGGTCAAGTACGGCAGCGCCGAAAAGATTCCCTTCCCCGACGGCCTCTTCGACGTGGTCACGGCCTTTGAGACGGTCTATTTTTGGAAAGATATGGAGTCGGCCCTGCGTGAGGTGGGGCGCGTCCTGAAAGAGGGCGGGCTTTTTCTGGTGGTGAACGAGGCGAGCGACGCGCAAAACAACTGCTGGTCGGATATAGTCGACGGCATGACCGTCCTCGGCGGGGACGAGCTGCGGGCGTTGTTCGAGGAGGCCGGTTTCAGCGCGGCAGAGGTCGTCAGTGAAGACGACGGGCGCATCTGCGTCATCGGTGCTAAATAG
- a CDS encoding metal ABC transporter ATP-binding protein, translating into MAAFVCSGLSVTYGGREALSDINFELPAGAFLAVVGENGSGKSTLIKALLGLIKPSSGSIRLGGGLKKRDIGYLPQQREARNDFPATVYEIVISGRLAHIGLRPFYDRRDHREAEKNLRLAGIWELRTRAFRELSGGQQQRTLLARALCASGGLLLLDEPATGLDAEAAESMYALLREINANEKATVIMVTHDLARVPSLASHILELSGGQKYFGESAGWPSPGAGSGANA; encoded by the coding sequence ATGGCGGCCTTTGTATGCAGTGGGCTCAGCGTGACCTACGGCGGCAGAGAGGCGCTCTCCGACATCAATTTTGAGCTGCCCGCGGGCGCCTTTCTCGCGGTGGTCGGTGAAAACGGCTCTGGAAAAAGCACCCTGATAAAGGCGCTGCTCGGTCTGATAAAGCCCTCGTCAGGATCGATACGCCTTGGCGGCGGCCTTAAAAAAAGAGACATCGGCTATCTGCCGCAGCAGAGGGAGGCACGTAACGACTTTCCCGCCACCGTCTACGAGATCGTCATCTCAGGAAGGCTTGCCCACATCGGCCTGCGCCCATTTTACGACCGGCGCGACCACCGGGAGGCAGAGAAAAACCTCCGGCTGGCCGGCATCTGGGAGCTGCGTACAAGGGCCTTTCGCGAACTTTCGGGCGGCCAGCAGCAGAGGACGCTGCTGGCGCGCGCCCTCTGCGCCTCCGGCGGCCTGCTGCTGCTCGACGAACCGGCGACGGGACTTGACGCGGAGGCGGCGGAAAGTATGTACGCGCTGCTGCGTGAGATAAACGCCAACGAAAAGGCCACCGTCATCATGGTGACGCACGATCTCGCGCGCGTCCCCTCCCTGGCCAGCCACATACTTGAACTCAGCGGCGGGCAGAAATATTTCGGAGAGAGCGCGGGCTGGCCCAGCCCCGGCGCGGGGAGCGGCGCCAATGCTTGA
- a CDS encoding TIGR03943 family putative permease subunit codes for MRRPLSAALCLLVLCAAPLSAAEKVIEIKERVFVSLTNEIYLNAEDYIGKKIRLQGIFEKYTDDETGETFYSVTRRGPGCCGSDLNPGFEVKWDKPYPRPGVWVDATGILELYEKEYLRLRLTELKVLPANVKLKLNVR; via the coding sequence ATGAGACGGCCTCTCTCTGCGGCGCTCTGCCTGCTGGTCCTCTGCGCCGCGCCGCTCTCCGCAGCGGAAAAGGTGATCGAGATAAAAGAACGGGTCTTCGTATCGCTGACCAACGAAATATACCTCAACGCCGAAGACTACATCGGCAAAAAAATACGGCTGCAGGGCATATTTGAAAAATACACCGACGACGAGACTGGAGAGACCTTCTACTCCGTAACGCGCCGGGGCCCCGGCTGCTGCGGCTCGGACCTCAACCCCGGCTTTGAGGTGAAATGGGACAAGCCCTACCCCCGCCCCGGCGTTTGGGTCGATGCAACCGGCATTCTCGAACTCTACGAAAAGGAATATCTCCGCCTCCGGCTCACGGAACTCAAGGTGCTCCCCGCTAATGTGAAACTTAAGCTAAACGTGCGGTAA
- the rlmN gene encoding 23S rRNA (adenine(2503)-C(2))-methyltransferase RlmN — MAEKRYALDLDNSEWKEYIEKGLEEPKFRADQICQWLWQKHTDDTEEMTNLSKPLREKLAEKMDFAYPTLAREQRSQDGTRKFLWQLRDGESVESVLMKYSDRLTACISTQVGCPLQCTFCATGLSGFVRNLSAGEIAGQVLAIEKHIGREVNNVVYMGMGEPFLNTDAVLKSVRMLNDPKLRSLGIRHITISTSGVIPGIKALAASGLGVRLAVSLHAADDELRSFLMPVNQTYPAADLRRAMQEYQESTGDRVTIEYALFGGVNDSVERARELVRFLKGIHVFVNLIPFNAVDGRYEKPKAEDVLRFRNILQTAGFETEIRSEQGADIDAACGQLRRKTVGGGSAPLEAPAYSLTKADMTPEKRRERPAAAAADPRKEGLPRREASKKTPLKPSGGFVAERGKRRKSDRDPQERYRSGKMKEARPSYRGDGEETPRSLRRDARPEREPIQKQEAFPKKSSDEKRGGDKKELRGAAAGRTAGKKTSARTKRGSDNKPQGAFSKFYGASGGKAKRSKKS; from the coding sequence ATGGCAGAGAAGAGATACGCATTAGATCTGGATAACAGCGAGTGGAAGGAATATATCGAGAAGGGGCTGGAGGAGCCGAAGTTCCGCGCCGACCAGATATGCCAGTGGCTCTGGCAGAAACACACCGACGATACGGAGGAGATGACCAATCTCTCCAAGCCGCTGCGCGAGAAGCTCGCGGAGAAGATGGACTTCGCCTACCCGACGCTTGCGCGCGAACAGCGTTCACAGGACGGGACACGGAAATTCTTATGGCAGCTGCGGGACGGCGAATCTGTCGAATCCGTGCTGATGAAGTACAGCGACCGCCTTACAGCCTGCATTTCGACACAGGTCGGCTGTCCGCTGCAGTGCACCTTCTGCGCCACGGGGCTCTCGGGCTTCGTGCGCAATTTGAGCGCGGGAGAGATCGCGGGACAGGTGCTCGCGATCGAAAAGCATATCGGGCGCGAGGTGAACAATGTCGTCTACATGGGCATGGGAGAGCCCTTCCTGAATACGGATGCCGTTCTCAAATCTGTGCGTATGCTGAACGACCCTAAGCTGCGCAGCCTCGGTATCCGCCATATCACAATATCGACCTCCGGGGTGATCCCGGGGATCAAAGCGCTCGCGGCCTCAGGCCTCGGCGTCCGTCTCGCGGTCTCGCTGCACGCCGCCGACGACGAACTGCGCAGCTTCCTGATGCCGGTGAACCAGACCTATCCGGCCGCTGATCTGCGCCGCGCGATGCAGGAATACCAGGAGTCTACGGGCGACCGGGTGACGATAGAATACGCCCTCTTCGGAGGGGTTAACGACAGCGTGGAGAGGGCGCGCGAGCTGGTGCGCTTCCTCAAGGGGATACATGTATTTGTCAACCTCATTCCCTTCAACGCCGTCGACGGACGTTACGAAAAACCGAAGGCCGAGGACGTGCTGCGTTTCCGCAACATCCTTCAGACCGCCGGTTTCGAGACGGAGATCCGTTCCGAACAGGGCGCGGATATAGACGCTGCCTGCGGGCAGCTGCGCCGCAAAACGGTAGGCGGCGGCTCCGCGCCGCTTGAAGCTCCGGCCTATTCGCTTACGAAGGCTGACATGACGCCGGAGAAGAGGCGCGAGCGGCCTGCGGCGGCCGCCGCCGATCCGCGGAAAGAGGGCTTGCCGCGCAGAGAGGCGTCAAAAAAAACACCTTTAAAGCCCTCGGGAGGCTTTGTCGCGGAGCGCGGCAAGCGCCGGAAGAGCGACCGCGATCCGCAGGAGCGCTACCGCAGCGGTAAGATGAAAGAGGCCCGCCCCAGCTACAGAGGCGACGGCGAAGAGACGCCGCGTTCATTGCGGCGCGACGCCCGTCCGGAACGCGAACCCATTCAGAAGCAGGAGGCCTTTCCGAAGAAGAGCTCCGATGAAAAACGCGGCGGGGATAAAAAAGAGCTTCGCGGTGCTGCCGCCGGGAGAACCGCGGGCAAAAAAACATCCGCCAGAACCAAAAGAGGCTCGGACAACAAACCGCAGGGAGCCTTCAGTAAGTTCTACGGCGCCTCCGGCGGGAAGGCCAAGCGGAGCAAAAAATCATAG
- a CDS encoding phosphodiester glycosidase family protein, producing MRKGKFEKIRNKTLVGLAVVFALPLIAFAAAPAAALTAAEVKPAIFKALGHEVPQKQLSAPAGELTRADALRLSLESMGWGFVIKAVDQIGILPEWPEVEGVSYIASTMNPLPPEAVRADLSAPVTSDDVAQISVWLKECRKEARWKASFAWEGTELIMIKHGVGDPVGPATGDMKKGVNEPLFAAVLAVDMKDIPCQIATAVMVGANKAPLATIAGENYGVIGGINGGYFAGAKPIGVLRRQGYTDNAKFWPNRSAFGWNESGEYVFIDGKETASIAGDHSFDKFTEVLQAGPLLVKNGTPSENTEKIQPNVLDFRHPRTFVGTDGRRVLWGVVDGRDNMHSVGMTIEELRRLCGWLSLKTALNLDGGGSSSLWWRGMTFTLPSNASDRERPIPYAILMFEPGAGVRQ from the coding sequence ATGAGAAAAGGTAAATTTGAAAAAATTAGAAACAAGACGCTGGTCGGGCTGGCCGTGGTTTTTGCCCTTCCTCTGATCGCCTTCGCCGCGGCTCCGGCCGCCGCGCTGACGGCGGCCGAGGTGAAACCGGCGATATTCAAGGCGCTGGGCCATGAGGTGCCGCAGAAGCAGCTTTCGGCCCCCGCGGGGGAGCTGACGCGCGCCGACGCGCTGCGCCTATCTCTGGAGTCGATGGGCTGGGGCTTCGTCATCAAGGCCGTGGACCAGATCGGTATTCTTCCCGAATGGCCGGAGGTGGAGGGGGTATCCTATATCGCCTCGACGATGAACCCGCTGCCGCCGGAGGCTGTGCGGGCCGACCTCTCCGCGCCGGTGACCTCCGACGACGTAGCGCAGATATCTGTGTGGCTCAAGGAGTGCCGGAAGGAGGCGCGCTGGAAGGCCTCCTTTGCCTGGGAGGGCACGGAGCTGATTATGATAAAGCACGGGGTGGGCGATCCCGTGGGCCCCGCGACGGGAGACATGAAGAAGGGCGTCAACGAACCGCTCTTCGCCGCGGTGCTGGCCGTTGATATGAAAGACATCCCCTGCCAGATCGCCACCGCGGTGATGGTGGGGGCCAACAAGGCCCCGCTGGCGACGATCGCGGGAGAGAACTACGGCGTGATCGGCGGCATCAACGGCGGATACTTCGCGGGGGCGAAGCCGATCGGAGTGCTGCGCCGCCAGGGCTATACGGATAACGCGAAATTCTGGCCGAACCGTTCGGCCTTTGGCTGGAACGAGAGCGGCGAGTATGTCTTTATCGACGGCAAGGAGACGGCGAGCATCGCCGGCGACCACAGCTTCGATAAATTCACGGAGGTGCTGCAGGCGGGGCCGCTGCTGGTGAAGAACGGGACGCCGTCGGAGAATACGGAGAAGATCCAGCCCAACGTCCTCGACTTCCGCCATCCGCGCACCTTCGTGGGAACGGACGGGCGGCGCGTTCTCTGGGGCGTCGTTGACGGACGCGACAATATGCACAGCGTGGGGATGACGATCGAGGAGCTGCGGCGTCTCTGCGGCTGGCTATCGCTGAAGACGGCGCTCAACCTTGACGGCGGCGGCTCAAGCTCCCTTTGGTGGCGCGGCATGACCTTTACGCTGCCGAGCAACGCGAGCGACAGAGAACGTCCCATCCCCTATGCTATACTTATGTTTGAACCGGGCGCGGGCGTGCGTCAATAG
- a CDS encoding Fur family transcriptional regulator, with translation MTERGRYKTKHHESVREVLLNNPSRCYTVDSLCELLNEEGHHIGRTTVYRQLEKMAADGEALKYLSEKGESASYRLCGESCHLHLHLKCLKCGRLTHLDCSTAQSFSEHLLEDHAFRLDPSKTVIYGYCGCTPDEGGEEI, from the coding sequence ATGACGGAACGCGGCAGATACAAAACCAAACACCACGAGTCCGTGCGTGAGGTTCTTCTCAATAATCCCTCACGCTGCTACACCGTCGACAGCCTCTGCGAACTTCTCAACGAAGAGGGACATCACATCGGACGGACGACTGTCTATCGCCAGCTTGAGAAGATGGCGGCCGACGGCGAGGCGCTGAAATATCTCTCGGAGAAGGGGGAGTCGGCCTCCTACCGCCTCTGCGGCGAAAGCTGCCATCTCCACCTGCATCTGAAATGTCTCAAATGCGGCAGGCTGACCCACCTTGACTGCTCCACGGCACAGAGCTTCTCGGAACATCTGCTTGAGGACCATGCCTTCCGGCTCGATCCGTCAAAGACTGTGATCTACGGCTACTGCGGCTGTACCCCTGACGAAGGCGGGGAAGAAATATGA
- a CDS encoding metal ABC transporter substrate-binding protein has translation MKKYLLISACAAVLLIAAALIYISPGNKTAVTASEDTSKPKVITTIFPQYDFARAVGGDKIELTMLLKPGMESHSYAPTPQDIVNIQNCDLFIYIGGENDIWADKILDSIDNEHRPQVLKLIGCVSPVEEELAEGMQAEEHDHGKEEEHTHGAEDKDRHGHDHDNEVEYDEHIWTSPRNAEKMTAAIMDKLILIDPQNRSAYEGNAKAYIAELDRLDKDFRQAVSNVRRHRLIFGDRFPFRYLTDEYGLKYSAAFPGCAAESEASAATIAYLINKVKDEKIPVVFHIEMSNEKTADAICRETGARKMLLHACHNISREEFESGATYVKLMRKNLENIKEALN, from the coding sequence ATGAAAAAATATCTCTTGATATCGGCATGCGCGGCCGTCCTGCTCATAGCCGCCGCCCTCATTTATATATCTCCGGGAAATAAAACGGCGGTCACGGCCTCGGAGGACACATCAAAACCCAAGGTCATCACAACGATATTCCCGCAATATGACTTTGCGCGCGCGGTCGGCGGCGATAAAATAGAGCTCACTATGCTGCTCAAGCCCGGCATGGAGAGCCATTCCTACGCCCCCACGCCGCAGGACATCGTCAACATCCAGAACTGTGACCTCTTCATCTATATCGGAGGGGAGAACGACATATGGGCGGATAAGATACTCGACTCTATAGACAATGAGCACCGGCCCCAGGTGCTGAAACTTATCGGCTGCGTATCCCCCGTGGAGGAGGAGCTGGCGGAGGGCATGCAGGCGGAGGAGCACGACCACGGCAAGGAAGAGGAGCATACCCACGGGGCGGAGGATAAGGACAGGCACGGCCATGACCATGACAACGAAGTCGAATACGACGAACATATATGGACCTCGCCGCGCAACGCCGAAAAGATGACGGCCGCGATCATGGACAAGCTCATCCTCATAGATCCGCAGAACCGCTCCGCCTATGAGGGGAACGCCAAAGCATACATCGCGGAGCTGGACAGGCTGGACAAGGACTTCCGCCAGGCAGTCTCCAACGTCCGGCGGCACCGCCTGATCTTCGGCGACCGCTTCCCCTTCCGCTATCTGACCGACGAATACGGCCTGAAATACTCGGCGGCCTTCCCCGGCTGCGCCGCGGAGAGCGAGGCCAGCGCCGCGACTATCGCCTACCTCATAAATAAGGTGAAAGATGAGAAGATCCCCGTCGTGTTCCATATTGAGATGTCCAACGAGAAGACCGCCGACGCCATCTGCCGCGAGACGGGAGCCAGGAAGATGCTTCTGCACGCCTGTCACAATATCTCCCGCGAAGAATTTGAAAGCGGCGCCACCTATGTCAAGCTGATGAGGAAAAACCTCGAGAACATCAAGGAGGCGCTCAACTAA